The following are from one region of the Myxocyprinus asiaticus isolate MX2 ecotype Aquarium Trade chromosome 2, UBuf_Myxa_2, whole genome shotgun sequence genome:
- the LOC127416606 gene encoding uncharacterized protein LOC127416606 — MGCSCCRMIKSYIYDPSVPVDVSGCKRDPTSSSLYQSHRFPEEADHIHKKQGFHNLGYSTNPSPTKLDIDNNHINQLHANIPGDQVRSNPDGGDPSLYILQPEGKGTPIKSTPSLRAAPPVHNELMLGTEPGKREERFRDSGLGGGGMTDGTEEEEDRRSRVASTPDTADEESILSVDMHTSSTSLSSVDTKLVIEDRDEKAPSIMKGEQKREKEIDCISITDSMVAEALAALDAATAGEDYE; from the coding sequence TTACATCTATGACCCCTCAGTCCCTGTAGATGTTTCGGGTTGTAAGCGGGACCCCACCAGCAGCTCTCTGTATCAGTCTCACAGATTCCCAGAGGAGGCGGACCACATCCACAAAAAGCAGGGCTTTCATAACCTGGGTTATAGCACAAACCCCAGCCCTACCAAGCTCGATATCGACAACAACCACATAAACCAGCTCCATGCCAATATTCCAGGTGATCAGGTCAGGTCGAACCCAGACGGAGGTGACCCCAGCCTTTACATTCTGCAGCCTGAGGGCAAGGGGACGCCCATAAAATCCACTCCCAGCTTGCGTGCTGCCCCACCCGTACACAACGAATTAATGTTGGGCACAGAACCAGGCAAGCGAGAGGAGAGATTCCGAGACTCTGGGCTGGGCGGAGGGGGAATGACGGATGGgacagaggaagaggaggacaGGAGGAGTAGAGTGGCCAGTACTCCAGACACGGCCGATGAGGAGAGCATACTGTCGGTGGATATGCACACAAGCAGCACTAGTCTCTCCTCAGTGGACACCAAGCTCGTAATAGAGGATAGAGATGAAAAAGCTCCTTCTATAATGAAAGGAGagcagaagagagagaaagagatagattGTATAAGCATCACAGACTCGATGGTGGCCGAGGCCTTGGCTGCCCTGGATGCAGCGACTGCAGGAGAGGACTATGAGTGA